Proteins from a single region of Hordeum vulgare subsp. vulgare chromosome 6H, MorexV3_pseudomolecules_assembly, whole genome shotgun sequence:
- the LOC123405123 gene encoding uncharacterized protein LOC123405123 has translation MAESSENAAAAPAPAPPATPAPATVPSPAPKMSPPASSGIPPRYDLNAKWDACLDLSIRRVAYSSLAGAFGGLILFHFPLSCLTLVWYVCIYLQMQIFVKILTGKTITLEVESSYTIEKFQGQDPGEGGHPLTPLQNY, from the exons ATGGCGGAGTCGTCCGAGAACGCCGCCGCGGCGCCCGCGCCCGCGCCACCTGCCACCCCTGCCCCGGCCACGGTCCCATCGCCGGCGCCGAAGATGTCCCCGCCTGCCAGCTCCGGGATCCCGCCGCGGTACGACCTGAACGCCAAGTGGGAcgcctgcctcgacctctccatccGCCGCGTCGCCTACTCCTCCCTCGCCGGCGCCTTCGGGGGCCTCATCCTCTTCC ATTTCCCTTTATCGTGCCTTACCCTTGTATGGTATGTTTGTATTTATTTACAGATGCAGATCTTTGTGAAGATCCTCACCGGCAAGACCATCACCCTCGAGGTCGAGTCCTCTTACACCATTGAAAAATTTCAAGGCCAAGATCCAGGAGAAGGAGGGCATCCTCTGACAccattgcaaaactactaa